The Myotis daubentonii chromosome 9, mMyoDau2.1, whole genome shotgun sequence genome has a segment encoding these proteins:
- the TTC36 gene encoding tetratricopeptide repeat protein 36 yields MGTLNDQAVLQAIFNPDTPFGDVVGLDLGEEAEEDEGEYLTLEDSSQHWLVCGPSWGGQGGVFPQAQLEQSKALELQGVTAAEAGDLSTALERFGQAINLLPERASAYNNRAQARRLQGDVAGALEDLERAVALSGGRGRAARQSFVQRGLLARLQGRDDDARRDFERAARLGSPFARRQLVLLNPYAALCNRMLADVMGQLRGERTPR; encoded by the exons ATGGGGACGCTAAACGATCAGGCAGTTTTGCAGGCCATCTTCAACCCCGACACCCCATTTGGAGACGTTGTTGGGTTGGACCtgggagaggaagctgaggaagATGAAGGTGAGTATTTGACCTTGGAGGATAGCTCTCAACATTGGCTGGTCTGCGGGCCTTCCTGGGGAGGCCAAG GTGGAGTTTTCCCGCAAGCACAGCTGGAGCAGtccaaggccctggagctgcaGGGAGTGACCGCAGCAGAGGCTGGTGACCTCAGCACAGCGCTGGAGAGGTTTGGCCAAGCCATCAACCTGCTGCCCGAGAGGGCGTCAGCCTACAACAACCGAGCCCAGGCCCGGCGGCTGCAGGGAGACGTGGCAG GGGCCCTGGAGGACCTGGAGCGCGCCGTGGCGCTGAGCGGCGGCCGGGGCCGCGCCGCCCGCCAGAGCTTCGTGCAGCGCGGGCTGCTGGCGCGGCTGCAGGGCCGGGACGACGACGCCCGCCGGGACTTCGAGCGGGCGGCGCGGCTGGGCAGCCCCTTCGCGCGGCGCCAGCTGGTGCTGTTGAACCCGTATGCCGCGCTGTGCAACCGCATGCTGGCCGACGTGATGGGGCAGCTGCGCGGGGAGCGCACCCCGCGCTGA
- the TMEM25 gene encoding transmembrane protein 25 isoform X1, which translates to MALPAGPAALPHTLLLLPALLSSGWGELAPQIDGQAWAERALRENERHPFTCRVAGVSGTPRLAWYLDGQLQEASTSRLLRVGGEAFSGGTSTLTVTAQRSQHELNCSLQDPGRGPAANASVILNVQFKPEIAQVGAKYQEAQGQGLLVVLFALVRANPPANVTWIDQDGPVTANTSDFLVLDAQHYPWLTNHTVQLQLRNLAHNLSVVAANDVGVTSASLPAQGLLATRVEVPLLGIIVAGGLSLGTLVAFSTLVACLVCRKEKTTKGPSRRPSLLSSDSNNLKLNNVRLPRENMSLPSNLQLNDLAPDSRGKPADRQTAWNNSRPEPELLDSEPGGLLTSRGSHVAGFTPSCYKISYHLSVFQNCVATTSEGQDGSIGKCVTSSHNHVKITTMIQNP; encoded by the exons ATGGCGCTGCCCGCAGGCCCAGCCGCCCTCCCGCACACACTGCTGCTCCTGCCAGCCCTCCTGAGCTCAG GTTGGGGGGAGTTGGCGCCACAAATCgatggccaggcctgggctgagcGGGCACTTCGGGAGAATGAACGCCACCCCTTCACCTGCCGAGTGGCGGGGGTGTCCGGCACCCCCCGACTGGCCTGGTACCTGGATGGACAGCTGCAGGAGGCCAGCACCTCGCGGCTGCTGCGTGTGGGCGGGGAGGCCTTCTCGGGGGGCACCAGCACCCTCACTGTCACTGCGCAGCGGTCCCAGCATGAGCTCAACTGCTCCCTGCAGGACCCGGGCCGTGGCCCGGCCGCCAACGCCTCGGTCATCCTCAATGTGCAAT TTAAACCGGAGATTGCCCAGGTCGGGGCCAAGTACCAGGAAGCTCAGGGCCAGGGCCTCCTGGTGGTTCTTTTTGCCCTGGTCCGTGCCAACCCGCCTGCCAATGTGACCTGGATCGACCAGGATGGGCCGGTGACTGCCAACACCTCAGACTTCCTGGTGCTGGATGCCCAGCATTACCCCTGGCTCACCAACCACACAGTGCAGCTGCAGCTTCGCAACCTGGCACACAACCTCTCTGTGGTCGCTGCCAACGATGTGGGGGTCACCAGTGCCTCGCTCCCAGCCCAAG GACTCCTGGCCACTCGGGTGGAAGTGCCACTGCTGGGCATCATTGTAGCCGGAGGGCTATCGCTGGGCACCCTGGTGGCATTCAGCACCTTAGTGGCCTGCCTGGTCTGCAGGAAAGAGAAGACGACCAAAG GCCCCTCCCGGCGCCCATCTCTGCTCTCTAG TGACTCCAACAACCTGAAGCTCAACAACGTGCGCCTGCCCCGGGAGAACATGTCCCTCCCGTCCAACCTTCAGCTCAACGACCTCGCTCCGGACTCCAGAG GGAAACCAGCAGACCGACAGACGGCTTGGAATAACAGCCGGCCAGAGCCAGAGCTCCTGGATTCAGAGCCCGGCGGCCTCCTCACCAGCCGAG GCAGTCATGTTGCAGGCTTTACCCCCTCCTGCTACAAAATCAGCTATCACTTGTCCGTCTTCCAAAATTGTGTTGCTACAACTTCTGAaggtcaagatggcagcataggtaaatgtgttacctcctcccacaaccatgTCAAAATTACAACCATGATTCAGAACCCCTGA
- the TMEM25 gene encoding transmembrane protein 25 isoform X2: MALPAGPAALPHTLLLLPALLSSGWGELAPQIDGQAWAERALRENERHPFTCRVAGVSGTPRLAWYLDGQLQEASTSRLLRVGGEAFSGGTSTLTVTAQRSQHELNCSLQDPGRGPAANASVILNVQFKPEIAQVGAKYQEAQGQGLLVVLFALVRANPPANVTWIDQDGPVTANTSDFLVLDAQHYPWLTNHTVQLQLRNLAHNLSVVAANDVGVTSASLPAQGLLATRVEVPLLGIIVAGGLSLGTLVAFSTLVACLVCRKEKTTKGPSRRPSLLSSDSNNLKLNNVRLPRENMSLPSNLQLNDLAPDSRGKPADRQTAWNNSRPEPELLDSEPGGLLTSRGFIRLPMLGYIYRVSSVSSEEIWL; this comes from the exons ATGGCGCTGCCCGCAGGCCCAGCCGCCCTCCCGCACACACTGCTGCTCCTGCCAGCCCTCCTGAGCTCAG GTTGGGGGGAGTTGGCGCCACAAATCgatggccaggcctgggctgagcGGGCACTTCGGGAGAATGAACGCCACCCCTTCACCTGCCGAGTGGCGGGGGTGTCCGGCACCCCCCGACTGGCCTGGTACCTGGATGGACAGCTGCAGGAGGCCAGCACCTCGCGGCTGCTGCGTGTGGGCGGGGAGGCCTTCTCGGGGGGCACCAGCACCCTCACTGTCACTGCGCAGCGGTCCCAGCATGAGCTCAACTGCTCCCTGCAGGACCCGGGCCGTGGCCCGGCCGCCAACGCCTCGGTCATCCTCAATGTGCAAT TTAAACCGGAGATTGCCCAGGTCGGGGCCAAGTACCAGGAAGCTCAGGGCCAGGGCCTCCTGGTGGTTCTTTTTGCCCTGGTCCGTGCCAACCCGCCTGCCAATGTGACCTGGATCGACCAGGATGGGCCGGTGACTGCCAACACCTCAGACTTCCTGGTGCTGGATGCCCAGCATTACCCCTGGCTCACCAACCACACAGTGCAGCTGCAGCTTCGCAACCTGGCACACAACCTCTCTGTGGTCGCTGCCAACGATGTGGGGGTCACCAGTGCCTCGCTCCCAGCCCAAG GACTCCTGGCCACTCGGGTGGAAGTGCCACTGCTGGGCATCATTGTAGCCGGAGGGCTATCGCTGGGCACCCTGGTGGCATTCAGCACCTTAGTGGCCTGCCTGGTCTGCAGGAAAGAGAAGACGACCAAAG GCCCCTCCCGGCGCCCATCTCTGCTCTCTAG TGACTCCAACAACCTGAAGCTCAACAACGTGCGCCTGCCCCGGGAGAACATGTCCCTCCCGTCCAACCTTCAGCTCAACGACCTCGCTCCGGACTCCAGAG GGAAACCAGCAGACCGACAGACGGCTTGGAATAACAGCCGGCCAGAGCCAGAGCTCCTGGATTCAGAGCCCGGCGGCCTCCTCACCAGCCGAG GCTTCATCCGTCTCCCAATGCTGGGCTACATCTACCGAGTGTCCAGTGTGAGCAGTGAGGAGATCTGGCTCTGA